In Ectothiorhodosinus mongolicus, one DNA window encodes the following:
- a CDS encoding DUF2867 domain-containing protein, whose product MSSPSSQELSLVFGASGYIGSNLVPWLITAGHSRIRAAARNLSVLQARGWADVECVAADALKPETLAVALEGVTTAYYLVHSMGAGKAFGDLDLLAARHFAQAAADAGVKRIIYLGGLAPESARSEHIVSRRQTGDELRRGTVPVIELRAGIIVGPGSAAFEVMRDLVLHLPVMLTPRWVSRRSPPIALENLLHYLTQVARLDESVHGEILDTAGSEYLTYGEMMRILAEEAEHRPPLVIPVPLLSPKLSSYWLHLVTSVPTPIARALIEGLKEDYVAHDARAKALMPQKLLGFRAAVKRSFAAEREHRVAARWTEGAFAFRQQRLDYGFYAKKAMGSAWSSASPEEVWRLVQRIGGQQRYFALNTLWTLREWLDWMLGGPGRNRGRRDPDLLRLGDMVDSWRVVAMREEQSLTLAFGMRVPGSGILEICISPKNEGTQIEVHNYWHPAGFWGLLYWYAMAPAHAIVFDAMARGIAKQAEHS is encoded by the coding sequence ATGAGCAGCCCATCATCTCAAGAGCTTAGCTTGGTGTTTGGTGCCAGCGGCTATATTGGCTCAAATCTCGTACCGTGGCTAATCACCGCCGGCCATTCTCGGATACGCGCAGCAGCGCGCAATCTATCGGTGCTACAAGCCCGTGGCTGGGCGGATGTTGAATGTGTTGCCGCCGATGCACTGAAACCCGAGACGCTGGCGGTTGCCTTAGAAGGGGTCACCACGGCTTATTACTTGGTGCATTCCATGGGCGCGGGCAAAGCTTTTGGCGATCTGGATCTTTTGGCTGCACGTCATTTTGCGCAGGCGGCGGCCGATGCTGGGGTAAAACGTATCATCTATCTGGGCGGCCTTGCCCCCGAATCAGCGCGCTCAGAGCATATCGTCTCACGTCGTCAGACGGGCGATGAATTGCGCCGCGGCACGGTGCCGGTGATTGAATTACGCGCTGGGATCATTGTTGGCCCGGGTTCTGCGGCCTTTGAAGTCATGCGGGACCTGGTGTTGCATCTGCCGGTGATGCTGACACCACGCTGGGTGTCTCGACGATCACCCCCTATCGCTTTGGAGAATTTATTACATTATCTAACGCAGGTGGCTCGCTTAGATGAGTCCGTGCATGGTGAAATCTTGGATACCGCGGGATCGGAATATCTGACTTATGGCGAGATGATGAGGATCTTGGCCGAGGAAGCCGAACATCGCCCACCGCTGGTTATTCCAGTTCCTCTGCTGTCCCCTAAACTCTCATCTTATTGGCTGCATCTGGTGACTTCGGTACCCACCCCTATCGCCCGCGCACTTATTGAGGGATTAAAAGAAGATTATGTGGCGCATGATGCTAGGGCTAAGGCCCTGATGCCGCAAAAGCTGTTGGGCTTTCGCGCTGCGGTGAAACGCAGTTTTGCTGCTGAACGTGAGCATCGGGTTGCGGCGCGATGGACAGAAGGCGCTTTTGCCTTCCGCCAACAACGCTTGGACTATGGATTTTACGCTAAAAAAGCCATGGGTAGCGCTTGGTCTTCTGCTTCGCCAGAAGAGGTATGGAGGCTGGTGCAACGCATTGGTGGTCAACAACGCTACTTCGCCCTCAATACACTATGGACATTGCGCGAGTGGTTAGACTGGATGCTGGGTGGGCCTGGCCGCAATCGCGGCAGACGCGACCCTGACCTACTCCGCCTGGGCGATATGGTCGACTCTTGGCGAGTGGTTGCCATGCGAGAGGAACAAAGCTTGACCTTGGCCTTTGGCATGCGGGTACCAGGCTCAGGTATTCTGGAAATCTGTATCAGTCCAAAAAATGAGGGGACGCAGATTGAGGTACATAATTACTGGCATCCTGCCGGTTTTTGGGGCCTCCTGTATTGGTACGCCATGGCGCCTGCCCATGCCATCGTTTTTGATGCCATGGCGCGCGGAATCGCCAAACAGGCTGAACACTCTTGA
- a CDS encoding PaaI family thioesterase has product MKPSWRRPTDLAILNAQFQQGLMARLGMEITAIDDLGLSGRMPIDERTLQPMGLLHGGASAALAETLASLAASLTCPDDTLALCLSLDIQHVQSGSGGWANGTALPRQLGKRLQLWQVDIRNESGELLSTAMVRMLLRKNEGAVT; this is encoded by the coding sequence ATGAAACCCAGTTGGCGTAGACCCACCGATTTAGCGATTTTGAACGCGCAGTTTCAACAGGGACTGATGGCGCGCTTGGGTATGGAAATCACGGCCATTGACGACCTGGGGCTGAGCGGACGTATGCCGATTGATGAACGCACGCTGCAACCCATGGGTTTGCTGCACGGCGGCGCCAGCGCTGCACTGGCCGAGACTTTGGCGAGCCTGGCCGCTTCTTTGACCTGCCCTGATGACACGCTGGCTTTGTGTCTGAGTCTGGATATTCAACATGTGCAAAGCGGCTCAGGCGGCTGGGCGAATGGCACCGCGCTGCCGCGGCAATTGGGCAAGCGATTGCAATTGTGGCAAGTTGATATTCGCAACGAATCGGGCGAACTGCTGAGTACCGCCATGGTGCGCATGCTGTTGAGGAAAAATGAGGGTGCCGTCACATGA
- a CDS encoding AMP-binding protein, with protein sequence MTDCLLSQAAERHPGSVAACGPDIGSVDYHSLHTRVSLRAKDLQQQGLRPQTWVVLQASTDLQTLIDLLAVARAGAWAVPINSRLPPAYLEQTLIAAQLHHFSLVPGQSLTPMPSSSTAAPHLKENFAADEPWSGILTSGSSGIPKLAVHSHENLVRSAQGANTLAPLDHMDRYLLSLPLYHVSGLAIVFRCMLAGAAMIFGEQAQDGDFLSAWQVTHLSLVETQLRRLLQAPRLPSTLSQLLIGGGPADPQLLQQAADRGLSCWMSYGLTEMTAQVWTRDPQGKGHLLPHRELCLADSGEILVRGQTLFLGYWRGQSLDPARDADGWFHTGDLGRWENGELCVVGRADNQFISGGENIQPESIERILKTHPDILEAIVVPYPDPVYGERPMAFVTSNNPIATEQLQAWLGTQLPSFMLPLAFLPMPEQTGIKPRRRELQLLALQALPYQDPNSP encoded by the coding sequence TTGACCGACTGTTTATTAAGCCAGGCGGCTGAGCGCCACCCGGGCAGTGTCGCCGCTTGCGGACCTGACATCGGTTCGGTGGACTATCATTCCCTGCATACACGCGTTAGCCTGCGGGCTAAAGATCTCCAGCAGCAAGGCCTCAGACCTCAAACGTGGGTGGTGCTGCAAGCCAGTACTGATCTACAAACCCTGATTGATCTGCTGGCTGTGGCGCGCGCTGGCGCTTGGGCTGTTCCCATCAATTCCCGGCTGCCACCCGCTTACCTAGAACAAACTTTGATAGCGGCACAGCTACATCACTTTAGTCTCGTGCCTGGACAGTCGTTAACACCCATGCCGTCATCAAGCACCGCAGCTCCGCACTTAAAAGAAAACTTTGCTGCGGATGAGCCTTGGAGCGGAATACTCACCTCCGGCAGTAGCGGCATACCGAAGTTAGCAGTGCACAGCCATGAAAACCTGGTGCGCAGTGCTCAAGGAGCCAATACACTCGCCCCCTTAGATCATATGGACCGCTATCTACTGTCATTGCCGCTTTATCATGTCAGTGGCTTGGCGATCGTGTTTCGCTGCATGCTGGCGGGGGCCGCCATGATTTTTGGTGAACAGGCGCAGGACGGGGATTTTCTTTCCGCATGGCAGGTCACCCATTTGTCCTTGGTGGAAACTCAGCTGCGCCGGCTGCTGCAAGCCCCGAGGTTACCCAGCACCCTCAGTCAGCTGCTTATCGGCGGCGGACCTGCTGATCCGCAACTGTTACAACAAGCTGCGGATAGAGGCTTGAGCTGTTGGATGAGCTATGGTTTAACGGAAATGACGGCTCAGGTATGGACCCGTGACCCTCAGGGAAAAGGGCATTTATTGCCGCATCGGGAGCTATGCCTTGCGGACTCAGGAGAGATTCTGGTTCGGGGTCAGACCCTGTTCCTAGGCTATTGGCGTGGCCAAAGTCTGGATCCAGCGCGCGATGCTGATGGATGGTTTCATACCGGAGATCTTGGCCGCTGGGAAAATGGCGAGCTATGCGTTGTCGGACGCGCCGACAATCAGTTCATCAGCGGCGGTGAAAATATCCAGCCAGAGTCGATTGAAAGGATACTGAAAACACATCCTGATATTCTGGAGGCCATTGTCGTTCCTTACCCCGATCCTGTTTATGGCGAACGGCCCATGGCCTTTGTGACTTCCAACAATCCCATCGCAACTGAACAGCTTCAGGCTTGGCTGGGCACCCAGCTGCCGAGTTTTATGCTGCCATTGGCTTTTCTGCCCATGCCCGAGCAGACTGGCATCAAACCCAGGCGCCGCGAACTGCAGCTGCTCGCCCTGCAAGCTTTGCCTTATCAGGACCCAAATAGCCCATGA
- a CDS encoding enolase C-terminal domain-like protein, with protein sequence MITRLQLWRYRLPLQARLSLGVKTLDVREGLLLEWHGQSPESICWSEIAPLPGFSRSTLACCEQQILDLLNSAANWRQSLQQAPLDCAEEARFGIEAGLFQMQQNLSFAGPVASCRLWRHDQTLPELGAADCLKIKVGAKDFATDQARIQVALSALSPGSTLRIDANRCWNLEAGRALAQGLDIRAIDYVEEPLPAGGDYALWWQETGLPFALDETLRDCSEASLAALLRLPGLKALVIKPMLLGLERSLQLIYAANEWQKTIVLSAAYESNLTLDFYAALADHLKLSGPHGLDTFGALTAALIQPIHSQPQHAHKPVMERKHMQCLGSWS encoded by the coding sequence GTGATCACCCGCTTGCAGCTTTGGCGTTATCGCCTGCCCTTGCAAGCGCGCCTGTCTCTGGGTGTAAAGACGCTGGATGTTCGCGAGGGCCTGCTGCTGGAATGGCATGGCCAATCACCCGAATCGATATGCTGGTCTGAAATAGCCCCCTTGCCCGGCTTTAGTCGCAGCACGCTGGCATGCTGTGAACAACAAATACTCGATTTGCTGAATTCCGCTGCTAACTGGCGACAAAGCCTCCAACAAGCACCGCTTGATTGCGCAGAGGAAGCGCGCTTTGGGATTGAAGCGGGGCTATTCCAGATGCAACAAAACCTCTCTTTTGCCGGCCCTGTTGCCTCATGCAGGCTTTGGCGTCATGACCAGACATTACCCGAGCTGGGTGCAGCCGATTGTCTCAAAATCAAAGTGGGAGCGAAGGATTTTGCCACTGATCAGGCGCGTATCCAAGTAGCCTTGAGTGCCTTGTCACCCGGGTCTACTCTGCGCATCGATGCCAATCGCTGCTGGAATCTGGAGGCCGGCCGTGCATTGGCCCAAGGCCTCGATATCCGCGCCATCGATTATGTGGAAGAGCCATTGCCCGCCGGCGGCGATTATGCGCTTTGGTGGCAGGAGACCGGCCTACCCTTTGCTTTGGATGAAACCCTGCGCGACTGCTCTGAGGCGAGCTTGGCTGCGCTGCTGCGGTTGCCGGGCTTAAAGGCTTTGGTGATCAAACCCATGTTGCTGGGTTTAGAGCGAAGTTTGCAGTTGATTTATGCCGCCAATGAGTGGCAAAAAACCATCGTGCTCAGTGCCGCTTATGAAAGCAATCTGACGCTGGATTTTTATGCTGCGTTGGCCGATCACTTAAAGCTTTCTGGCCCGCATGGACTCGATACCTTTGGGGCATTAACGGCAGCCCTGATTCAACCGATACACAGTCAGCCACAGCATGCGCATAAACCCGTGATGGAGCGCAAGCACATGCAATGTCTGGGGAGTTGGTCTTGA
- the menB gene encoding 1,4-dihydroxy-2-naphthoyl-CoA synthase produces the protein MSTDTGFTIRPGASWEDHTGSFSDILYHKAKGMAKITINRPEVRNAFRPLTVKEMQQALSDARFDENIGVVILTGAGDLAFCSGGDQRVRGDSGYRDDAGVHHLNVLDLQKEIRSCPKPVVAMIAGYAIGGGHVLHLICDLSIAADNARFGQTGPKVGSFDGGFGASYMASVVGQKKAREIWFLCRQYDAQQALDMGLVNTVVPLANLEIETVTWCQQILQHSPIALRMLKSAFNAGLDGQAGIQELAGNSTMLFYMTEEGQEGRNAYLEKRRPDFGKFKRQP, from the coding sequence ATGAGCACAGATACAGGATTTACCATCCGCCCGGGGGCTTCCTGGGAAGACCATACCGGAAGCTTTAGCGACATCCTCTATCACAAGGCTAAAGGGATGGCGAAAATCACCATTAACCGCCCCGAGGTGCGTAATGCGTTTCGCCCGTTGACGGTTAAAGAAATGCAACAAGCGCTGTCTGATGCTCGCTTTGATGAGAACATCGGGGTGGTGATCCTCACGGGAGCCGGTGATCTGGCTTTTTGCTCCGGCGGTGATCAGCGTGTGCGTGGCGACTCGGGGTATCGTGATGATGCCGGTGTGCATCATTTAAATGTACTGGACTTACAAAAAGAGATTCGCTCCTGCCCCAAACCAGTGGTGGCGATGATTGCCGGTTATGCCATTGGTGGCGGGCATGTATTGCATCTGATTTGTGACCTCAGCATCGCCGCTGACAATGCCCGCTTTGGACAGACCGGACCCAAGGTTGGATCGTTTGATGGTGGCTTCGGTGCCAGTTATATGGCCAGTGTGGTGGGGCAGAAAAAAGCCCGGGAGATCTGGTTTCTGTGCCGCCAGTATGACGCCCAACAGGCTTTGGATATGGGACTGGTCAATACCGTGGTACCGCTGGCTAACTTGGAAATCGAGACAGTCACTTGGTGCCAACAAATTCTTCAACACTCGCCCATTGCCCTGCGCATGCTCAAATCCGCCTTTAATGCCGGACTCGATGGTCAGGCCGGGATTCAAGAATTGGCCGGCAATTCCACGATGCTGTTTTATATGACCGAAGAGGGTCAGGAAGGGCGCAACGCCTATCTGGAAAAACGCCGGCCCGACTTTGGTAAGTTCAAGCGCCAACCGTGA
- the menH gene encoding 2-succinyl-6-hydroxy-2,4-cyclohexadiene-1-carboxylate synthase gives MMLPLVLLHGFLGSGDDWQDVRRHWPNQRALISPNLPDAQTLAGSEDSANIEVYSRYAWEQLQTNLPEQFHLLGYSLGGRIAMHWASQATGRIQSLLLESAHPGLPNQAARRERLIQDRQWAQRFASEPLSEVLHDWYQQAVFQDLSDCQRTQLISARRRQDPAAMAALMRVTSLGEQADLMTQLSQQKTFKAYITGGQDAKFMATAQALQAQKPCLKLVLFDTLGHNCHAGAPAAFAERISHLLSNEERPS, from the coding sequence ATGATGCTGCCCTTAGTTTTATTGCATGGTTTTTTGGGCAGCGGTGATGACTGGCAGGATGTGCGGCGCCACTGGCCCAATCAGCGCGCTCTCATCAGCCCAAACCTACCCGATGCTCAGACCCTAGCGGGTAGCGAAGATTCTGCGAATATTGAAGTGTACAGCCGATATGCATGGGAGCAACTCCAAACCAATTTGCCAGAGCAGTTTCACCTTCTGGGGTATTCCCTGGGAGGGCGTATTGCCATGCATTGGGCTTCTCAAGCCACAGGGCGCATCCAAAGTCTTTTGCTAGAGAGCGCGCATCCGGGACTGCCAAACCAGGCTGCAAGACGAGAACGCCTCATTCAGGATCGGCAGTGGGCTCAGCGCTTCGCCAGCGAACCGCTGTCTGAGGTGCTTCACGATTGGTATCAGCAAGCGGTATTCCAAGATTTAAGTGATTGCCAAAGAACGCAGCTGATCAGCGCTCGCCGCCGGCAAGATCCTGCTGCTATGGCTGCTTTAATGAGGGTCACCAGCCTCGGGGAGCAAGCAGATTTAATGACTCAGCTAAGCCAGCAGAAAACCTTCAAGGCCTATATCACCGGAGGCCAAGATGCCAAATTCATGGCCACAGCACAGGCCTTACAGGCCCAAAAACCCTGCTTGAAGCTGGTACTCTTTGATACCCTTGGGCATAACTGCCATGCGGGCGCACCCGCGGCATTTGCCGAACGCATAAGCCATCTCCTTAGCAACGAAGAACGCCCATCATGA